The Gillisia sp. Hel_I_86 genome has a segment encoding these proteins:
- a CDS encoding IS4 family transposase encodes MRRGFTGLGDKRLVYRGNKILSDLFSKSVHSIRQLSRNESDAKAVYRFLQNDRVSEEDIVENLVHNCQMACAGKFVVCIQDTTEVNLSSHGNRINKDGFVGTTNAKNSQGLGFFVHPSLVLDAVSGTPYGYSDIKIWNRSLDFKSKHERQYGKLPMEEKESYKWIEVSKNTQASLRDVVAGMVIVQDREGDIYEQFASIPDARTDLLIRARADRALADGSKLFSCLADQPCQGSYEVQVDACAKTRRKKRTAKIEIRYKEVELKRTRAASKAVAPSIKLYLVEAKEANRAGPDRVCWRLLTSLPIETLEMAEMCVEWYKWRWTIEEVFKILKKEGYNIEASELEHGSSVRKLSLLIMEVIIQLFLMRLAYAVPEGEMSADSCFTEEEQAFLEHQIIRLEGRTGKQKNPYKEKGLKRYVWAIARLGGWKGYESKRHPGITTLWIGLKYFKAAMEGWTIHKDVSTR; translated from the coding sequence ATGAGAAGGGGGTTCACAGGCTTAGGGGATAAACGTTTGGTTTATCGGGGCAACAAGATTTTATCGGACCTGTTCAGCAAGAGCGTCCATTCGATCCGTCAGCTCAGCAGGAACGAATCAGACGCAAAGGCCGTTTACCGTTTTTTGCAGAACGATAGGGTCAGTGAAGAAGATATAGTAGAGAACCTGGTACATAATTGCCAGATGGCTTGTGCGGGCAAATTTGTTGTCTGTATCCAAGATACCACGGAGGTCAACCTAAGCAGCCATGGTAATAGGATCAACAAAGATGGCTTTGTGGGCACGACCAATGCGAAGAATTCCCAGGGACTGGGGTTCTTTGTCCACCCAAGTTTGGTCTTGGATGCCGTGAGCGGCACCCCCTACGGCTATTCTGATATTAAGATCTGGAACAGGTCCTTGGACTTCAAATCAAAGCATGAAAGACAGTACGGCAAGCTGCCCATGGAAGAAAAAGAGTCCTATAAGTGGATAGAGGTGTCCAAAAACACACAGGCCTCACTAAGGGACGTGGTAGCGGGAATGGTGATCGTACAAGATAGGGAAGGGGATATCTACGAACAGTTTGCAAGCATACCAGATGCACGAACAGATCTATTGATAAGGGCCCGTGCGGATAGGGCCTTGGCGGATGGGTCAAAATTGTTCAGCTGCCTGGCGGACCAGCCCTGTCAAGGGTCCTATGAGGTACAGGTGGATGCCTGTGCAAAGACCAGAAGGAAAAAAAGGACCGCAAAAATTGAAATCAGATATAAAGAGGTAGAACTGAAAAGGACCAGGGCGGCCAGCAAGGCAGTGGCGCCCAGCATAAAACTATATCTGGTGGAGGCCAAAGAGGCTAACCGGGCCGGGCCGGACAGGGTGTGCTGGAGGTTATTGACAAGCCTGCCCATAGAGACCCTGGAAATGGCAGAAATGTGCGTGGAATGGTATAAGTGGAGGTGGACGATAGAAGAGGTGTTCAAGATATTGAAAAAAGAGGGCTACAATATCGAGGCGTCAGAGCTGGAGCATGGGTCATCGGTAAGAAAACTGAGCTTGTTGATAATGGAGGTCATCATCCAACTGTTCTTGATGCGGCTGGCGTATGCAGTACCAGAAGGAGAGATGAGCGCCGATAGCTGTTTCACGGAAGAAGAGCAAGCGTTTTTAGAGCACCAGATAATAAGACTGGAAGGTAGGACAGGGAAACAAAAAAACCCGTACAAGGAAAAAGGGCTAAAAAGATATGTTTGGGCGATAGCTAGACTTGGCGGATGGAAAGGCTATGAAAGCAAAAGGCATCCCGGCATAACGACCCTATGGATAGGACTGAAATATTTTAAGGCGGCCATGGAAGGGTGGACGATTCATAAAGATGTGTCCACACGATAG
- a CDS encoding Shedu anti-phage system protein SduA domain-containing protein: protein MKIKRPVQSIHSTISKSDLRTLLDSIKNIKHRLIISLIYSCGLDISELIKIRKEDFSSVNNTLQIRKDDKIYRESSIGDVLKDSINSYLEKYKPKFYLFESRTTYDPYSASSIRSVFKRALRNIENGENYSIKHLKFSYVKHLVNEGFQLTDVLNHIGLKNYEVYSKIDGLHREINFSPIDSLYNQKDASKLNIKITDEQAENIVFTDVQTKKLLERNPNILKSFIENDLNHSDITALGFRKKQLKKFEKLLNDQNYFNEQLDILSNSSKENLWQNFFEHNTWIFGFGLNYVFVSKLDGKKFEQVVTGYSFNSSGKRVDGLLKSRGIISTLCFVEIKTNDTPLLLNKPYRVDCWSPSQELSGAVSQIQKTVQKSVNNLPTKNIINDNIGNPTSEIVFLYQPKSFLVIGDLSEFKTEYGINESKFSSFELYRQNVNAPEIITYDELFERAKFLIHNEENK, encoded by the coding sequence ATTAAAATTAAAAGACCCGTACAATCTATACATTCAACAATTTCAAAATCGGATTTAAGAACTTTACTTGATTCAATAAAAAACATTAAACATAGATTAATCATTTCGCTTATATATTCTTGTGGATTAGATATCAGTGAGCTTATAAAAATAAGGAAGGAAGATTTCTCTTCAGTAAATAACACTTTACAAATAAGAAAAGATGATAAAATATATAGAGAATCAAGTATAGGTGATGTATTAAAAGATAGTATTAATTCTTATCTGGAAAAATATAAACCTAAATTTTATCTTTTCGAAAGTAGAACTACTTATGACCCGTATTCAGCCTCTTCAATTAGAAGTGTATTTAAGAGAGCTTTACGAAATATTGAAAATGGTGAAAATTATTCTATAAAGCATCTCAAATTCTCTTATGTTAAACATCTAGTTAATGAAGGGTTTCAACTAACGGATGTTTTAAATCATATTGGATTAAAAAACTATGAAGTATACTCAAAAATTGATGGATTACATAGAGAGATTAATTTTTCCCCTATAGATTCTCTGTACAATCAAAAAGATGCAAGTAAACTCAATATAAAAATTACAGATGAACAAGCAGAAAATATAGTATTTACAGACGTACAAACAAAAAAACTTCTTGAAAGAAACCCAAATATTCTTAAGTCATTTATTGAAAATGATTTAAATCATTCTGATATAACTGCACTTGGGTTTAGAAAAAAACAATTAAAAAAATTCGAAAAACTGCTTAATGACCAAAATTATTTTAATGAACAATTAGATATTCTTAGTAATAGTAGTAAAGAAAATCTATGGCAGAATTTTTTTGAACACAATACTTGGATTTTTGGTTTTGGGCTAAATTATGTATTTGTAAGTAAACTTGATGGTAAAAAATTTGAACAAGTAGTTACTGGTTATTCTTTCAATTCTTCAGGTAAAAGAGTAGATGGCTTACTTAAGTCACGAGGAATTATAAGTACACTGTGCTTTGTCGAAATCAAAACAAATGATACACCGCTTTTATTAAATAAACCATACAGAGTTGATTGTTGGAGTCCTTCACAAGAGCTTTCAGGTGCCGTATCACAAATTCAAAAGACTGTGCAAAAATCAGTGAATAATTTACCTACCAAAAATATTATAAATGACAATATTGGAAATCCTACAAGCGAAATTGTTTTCCTATATCAACCAAAATCTTTTTTAGTAATAGGTGATTTATCGGAATTCAAAACAGAATATGGTATCAATGAAAGTAAATTTTCGTCATTTGAACTATATAGACAAAATGTAAATGCACCAGAAATTATTACTTATGATGAATTATTTGAAAGGGCAAAGTTTTTAATACATAATGAGGAAAACAAATAA
- the tnpA gene encoding IS200/IS605 family transposase, producing the protein MGKYKKLSRVVYKCDYHIVWVPKYRLRILKGAVKELVEQDIRMLCEWKSCEVEELNVQEDHVHLLVSVPPKVSISKLMGTLKGKIAIKLFKSYPKLKKKPYWGNHFWSRGYFVSTVGLDEEMIKKYVKFQEKEEKRVEEQQQRFDF; encoded by the coding sequence ATGGGTAAATATAAGAAACTTAGTCGCGTTGTTTATAAGTGTGACTATCATATTGTTTGGGTTCCAAAATATCGCCTCCGGATATTGAAGGGCGCGGTGAAGGAATTGGTCGAGCAAGATATAAGAATGCTTTGTGAATGGAAAAGTTGTGAGGTTGAGGAACTGAACGTTCAAGAGGACCATGTTCACTTGCTGGTGTCTGTTCCCCCCAAAGTTTCTATTTCAAAATTGATGGGTACATTGAAAGGGAAGATTGCAATAAAACTTTTTAAGAGTTACCCGAAATTGAAAAAGAAACCCTATTGGGGCAATCATTTTTGGTCTCGAGGTTATTTTGTGAGCACAGTTGGACTGGATGAGGAAATGATTAAAAAATACGTCAAGTTCCAAGAGAAAGAAGAAAAGCGGGTTGAGGAGCAGCAACAAAGATTTGATTTCTGA
- a CDS encoding phage integrase N-terminal SAM-like domain-containing protein has product MNISDAQNFIETKLLEQKFKASTVKTYMIWQNKFFEYHKPKDIENLNFEHITEYIIYLKKESSYSKPSIIQAISSLEFLYNRVFERNYAFKKSKNHTFLEGGFG; this is encoded by the coding sequence ATGAATATTTCAGACGCCCAAAATTTTATTGAGACAAAACTACTAGAGCAAAAATTCAAAGCTAGTACAGTCAAAACTTATATGATCTGGCAGAATAAATTCTTTGAGTATCATAAGCCAAAAGATATAGAAAATCTGAATTTTGAACATATTACTGAATATATTATATATCTAAAAAAAGAAAGTTCTTATAGTAAGCCGAGTATAATTCAAGCAATATCGAGTTTAGAATTTTTATATAATCGTGTCTTTGAAAGAAATTATGCTTTCAAAAAAAGTAAAAATCACACCTTCTTAGAAGGTGGCTTTGGATAG
- a CDS encoding transposase, translating into MRDLCTRAKNGRLLARNVFAPFYEENRKNMEQEKELYRRRQAIVEHPFGTMKRQWGFDHILTKKGKKRASADVGFIFIAYNLKRIINLIGHKALQEGSNTLFDKILGLIARFYRFLRTSFLFQYNAKFCWHHAIQP; encoded by the coding sequence GTGCGAGACCTGTGCACCAGGGCAAAAAATGGAAGGCTCCTTGCCCGGAATGTCTTTGCGCCATTCTACGAGGAGAACCGAAAAAACATGGAACAAGAAAAAGAACTCTACCGCCGCAGGCAGGCCATTGTGGAACACCCATTTGGAACCATGAAAAGGCAATGGGGGTTTGACCATATCCTTACCAAAAAAGGAAAGAAAAGGGCCTCTGCAGATGTAGGCTTCATCTTTATTGCCTACAACCTCAAAAGGATCATTAACCTGATAGGCCATAAAGCCCTACAAGAAGGTAGCAATACCTTGTTTGATAAAATTTTGGGCTTAATAGCGCGATTTTACCGCTTTTTAAGAACTAGTTTCCTTTTCCAATATAACGCAAAGTTTTGCTGGCACCATGCCATACAGCCTTAA
- a CDS encoding IS4 family transposase, producing MRRGFTGLGDKRLVYRGNKILSDLFSKSVHSIRQLSRNESDAKAVYRFLQNDRVSEGDIVENLVHNCQMACAGKFVVCIQDTTEVNLSSHGNRINKDGFVGTTNAKNSQGLGFFIHPSLVLDAVSGTPYGYSDIKIWNRPLEFASKHERQYGKLPIEEKESYKWIEVSKNTQASLRGVVAGMVIVQDREGDIYEQFATIPDAQTDLLIRARTDRTLADGSKLFSCLADQPYQGSYEVQVDACAKTRRKKRIAKIEIRYKEVELKRTRAASKAVAPSIKLYLVEAKEANRTGPDRVCWRLLTSLPIETLEMAEMCVEWYKWRWTIEEVFKILKKEGYNIEASELEYGSSVRKLSLLIMEVIIKLFLMRLAYAVPEGEMSADSCFTEEEQTFLEHQIIRLEGRTEKQKNPYKEKGLKRYVWAIARLGGWKGYESKRHPGITTLWIGLKYFKAAMEGWTIHKDVSTR from the coding sequence ATGAGAAGGGGGTTCACAGGCTTAGGGGATAAACGGTTGGTTTATCGGGGCAACAAGATTTTATCGGACCTGTTCAGCAAGAGCGTCCATTCGATCCGTCAGCTCAGCAGGAACGAATCAGACGCAAAGGCCGTTTACCGTTTTTTGCAGAACGATAGGGTCAGTGAAGGAGATATAGTAGAGAACTTGGTACATAATTGCCAGATGGCTTGTGCGGGCAAATTTGTTGTCTGTATCCAAGATACCACGGAGGTCAACCTAAGCAGCCATGGTAATAGGATCAATAAAGATGGCTTTGTGGGCACGACCAATGCGAAGAATTCCCAGGGACTGGGGTTCTTCATCCACCCAAGTTTGGTCTTGGATGCCGTGAGCGGCACCCCCTACGGCTATTCTGATATAAAGATCTGGAACAGGCCCTTGGAGTTCGCATCAAAGCATGAAAGACAGTACGGCAAGCTGCCCATAGAAGAAAAAGAGTCCTATAAGTGGATAGAAGTTTCCAAAAACACACAGGCCTCGCTAAGGGGCGTGGTAGCGGGAATGGTGATCGTACAAGATAGGGAAGGCGATATCTACGAACAGTTTGCAACCATACCAGATGCACAAACAGATCTATTGATAAGGGCCCGTACGGATAGGACCTTGGCGGATGGGTCAAAATTGTTTAGCTGCCTGGCGGACCAACCCTATCAAGGATCCTATGAGGTACAGGTGGATGCCTGTGCAAAGACCAGAAGAAAAAAAAGGATTGCAAAAATTGAAATCAGATATAAAGAGGTGGAACTTAAAAGGACCAGGGCGGCAAGCAAAGCAGTGGCACCCAGCATAAAACTATACCTGGTAGAGGCCAAAGAGGCGAACCGTACCGGGCCGGACAGGGTGTGCTGGAGGTTGTTGACAAGCCTGCCCATAGAGACTCTGGAAATGGCAGAAATGTGCGTGGAATGGTATAAGTGGAGGTGGACCATAGAAGAGGTGTTCAAGATATTAAAAAAAGAGGGCTACAATATCGAGGCGTCAGAGCTGGAGTATGGGTCATCGGTAAGAAAACTGAGCTTGTTGATAATGGAGGTCATCATCAAACTGTTCTTGATGCGGCTGGCGTATGCGGTACCAGAAGGAGAGATGAGCGCCGATAGCTGTTTCACGGAAGAAGAACAAACGTTTTTAGAGCACCAGATAATAAGACTGGAAGGTAGGACAGAGAAACAAAAAAACCCGTATAAGGAAAAAGGGCTAAAGAGATATGTTTGGGCGATAGCAAGACTTGGCGGATGGAAAGGCTATGAAAGCAAAAGGCATCCGGGCATAACGACCCTATGGATAGGATTGAAATATTTTAAGGCTGCCATGGAAGGGTGGACCATTCATAAAGATGTGTCCACACGATAG
- a CDS encoding IS1182 family transposase → MKFIIPKDRKQASLFPVSLDEAIDQENEVRAIDVFVDGLDLEKMGFKVHFPEGGRPAYHPATLLKLFLYGYMNRLRSSRILERECKRNMEMMWLLGQLAPDHNTIANFRKNNPKAIKHVFRATVELAMNFKLIGGRIIAGDSTKLRAQNSKKNNFNEKKIKRHLEYIDNKLDQYNQDLAKADGETEKQEVQKEIRKHAQRRENYTKLKKQLEQTGEEQISTSDGESRHMVLRGNITEVAYNVQSTVDGLHCIPIDYQVTNRNDSKAMGDMIRRSKAILRNNTFTALFDKGYHTGSELETAQKLGIKTMVAIPAPASTAPHPDYNLQNFIYDQQQDQYTCPQGHALKTNGNFYTNHQGKPNQSKFKQYKTKACKGCPVRDLSCGHIFMNGPPFHGSLKIFQSYP, encoded by the coding sequence ATGAAATTCATTATACCCAAAGACCGTAAACAAGCCAGCCTGTTCCCAGTTTCCCTGGATGAAGCCATTGACCAAGAAAACGAAGTCCGAGCCATTGATGTGTTCGTTGATGGCCTCGATCTTGAAAAGATGGGCTTCAAGGTACATTTCCCCGAAGGCGGAAGGCCGGCCTATCATCCAGCAACGCTCCTGAAATTGTTCCTATATGGATATATGAACCGCCTGCGTTCTTCCAGGATCCTCGAGCGCGAGTGCAAACGAAATATGGAGATGATGTGGCTCCTTGGCCAACTTGCCCCCGACCACAACACCATTGCCAATTTCAGAAAAAACAACCCCAAGGCCATCAAACACGTGTTCCGCGCCACGGTGGAACTGGCCATGAACTTCAAACTGATCGGCGGTAGGATCATTGCCGGGGACAGTACCAAACTGCGTGCACAGAACAGTAAAAAGAACAATTTCAACGAAAAGAAGATAAAACGCCACCTGGAATATATCGACAACAAACTCGATCAGTACAACCAGGACCTGGCAAAGGCCGATGGGGAGACTGAAAAACAAGAGGTCCAAAAAGAAATACGAAAGCATGCCCAGCGAAGGGAAAATTATACAAAGCTCAAAAAACAACTGGAGCAGACCGGGGAAGAACAAATTTCAACTTCCGATGGGGAAAGCCGCCATATGGTCCTGCGGGGGAACATTACCGAGGTGGCCTATAACGTACAGTCCACTGTGGACGGCCTGCACTGCATCCCTATTGATTACCAGGTCACCAACCGAAATGACTCCAAGGCCATGGGCGATATGATAAGAAGGTCCAAGGCCATACTCAGGAACAATACCTTTACAGCACTCTTTGACAAAGGCTACCACACAGGATCGGAACTCGAAACCGCTCAAAAGCTCGGTATCAAAACAATGGTGGCCATTCCCGCGCCCGCATCCACGGCACCACACCCGGATTACAACCTACAGAATTTCATTTACGACCAACAACAGGACCAGTATACCTGCCCACAGGGACACGCCCTGAAGACCAACGGCAACTTTTATACAAACCATCAAGGCAAGCCCAACCAAAGTAAGTTCAAACAATACAAAACAAAGGCCTGTAAGGGGTGCCCCGTGCGAGACCTATCGTGTGGACACATCTTTATGAATGGTCCACCCTTCCATGGCAGCCTTAAAATATTTCAATCCTATCCATAG